Proteins co-encoded in one Blastocatellia bacterium genomic window:
- a CDS encoding aldehyde dehydrogenase family protein encodes MLQTLPQRTIVSVNPATGQVLGEVPICSAEQVQQAVASAWAAYPAWAGLRFSQRGDIVLRARQYILDHLEEIVELVYKETGKPKTEALSSDVMAVLDLMTYYARMTEKLLRSERIPLGKYAVMGRSSYVNYKPLGVIGIISPWNFPFTIPVGEVVMALMVGNTVVLKPSEYTPLVGLKIGEIFRVAGLPDGVLNVVCGDGSTGAALAEANVSKIFFTGSVATGRKVMMAAAKNLTPVVLELGGKDPMIVCRDADLDVASSAAVWGAFANSGQICASVERCYVDEAVADEFIAKVVEKTQQLRQGPSDHLDTDIGSLTNENQLKIVEQQVNDAISRGARVLCGGQRNQALGGYYFQPTVLTNVDHSFAIMREETFGPVLPIMTFKTEDEAVYWANDSSYGLTASVWTRDINRGKRLAARLQAGTVMINECAYTHALPQTPWGGVKQSGVGRTHSKWGLLEMVHIEHIHVNRMAHTKDPWWYGYSPSLYQVLVEFSRKFTSPSWLDKLTVLPTLLRGQRLRKL; translated from the coding sequence ATGTTACAGACCTTGCCACAACGGACGATTGTCTCTGTGAACCCAGCCACCGGCCAGGTCCTGGGCGAAGTGCCTATCTGTTCAGCCGAGCAGGTACAGCAGGCCGTCGCCTCGGCTTGGGCCGCTTATCCGGCTTGGGCCGGCTTGCGGTTTTCTCAGCGCGGAGACATCGTTCTTCGCGCTCGTCAGTATATTCTTGACCACCTGGAAGAGATCGTTGAGCTCGTCTACAAAGAAACCGGCAAACCAAAGACGGAGGCGCTTTCCTCTGACGTGATGGCCGTGCTGGACCTGATGACTTACTATGCTCGGATGACTGAGAAACTGTTGCGCTCGGAACGCATTCCGTTGGGCAAGTACGCAGTGATGGGACGATCATCGTATGTCAATTACAAGCCCCTGGGCGTCATCGGGATCATCTCTCCGTGGAATTTTCCGTTCACGATTCCGGTCGGGGAGGTGGTCATGGCCTTGATGGTGGGCAATACGGTGGTTTTGAAGCCGAGTGAGTATACCCCCCTGGTAGGACTGAAAATCGGCGAGATCTTTCGAGTAGCCGGACTGCCTGATGGTGTCTTGAATGTCGTGTGCGGCGATGGCTCAACGGGTGCTGCTTTAGCTGAGGCCAATGTTAGCAAAATCTTTTTCACCGGGAGCGTGGCCACAGGCCGTAAGGTGATGATGGCTGCTGCGAAGAATCTGACTCCTGTTGTCCTTGAACTGGGTGGAAAAGACCCGATGATTGTCTGTCGCGATGCCGACCTGGACGTAGCGTCGAGCGCGGCTGTCTGGGGAGCTTTTGCCAATTCGGGACAAATCTGTGCCTCGGTTGAACGATGTTACGTGGATGAAGCTGTGGCGGATGAGTTCATTGCAAAGGTGGTTGAGAAAACGCAGCAGTTGCGCCAGGGGCCAAGCGATCACTTGGATACAGATATTGGCTCATTGACCAATGAGAATCAGTTGAAGATTGTCGAACAGCAAGTCAACGACGCCATCAGCCGAGGCGCTCGAGTGCTTTGCGGCGGTCAGCGGAACCAGGCGCTTGGCGGCTATTATTTTCAGCCGACCGTGCTGACAAATGTGGATCACTCATTCGCGATCATGCGAGAAGAGACGTTTGGGCCGGTTTTGCCGATTATGACATTTAAGACAGAAGATGAAGCGGTCTACTGGGCCAATGATAGCTCGTATGGGTTAACAGCCTCGGTGTGGACCAGGGACATCAACCGCGGCAAAAGGCTCGCCGCTCGACTACAAGCGGGTACGGTGATGATCAACGAATGTGCTTATACCCACGCTCTTCCCCAAACACCCTGGGGTGGCGTTAAACAGAGCGGAGTTGGCCGGACCCATTCCAAATGGGGATTACTTGAAATGGTTCATATTGAACATATTCACGTCAATCGAATGGCTCACACCAAAGACCCCTGGTGGTATGGGTACTCTCCCTCGCTTTATCAGGTGTTGGTGGAGTTTTCTCGGAAATTCACCTCTCCCTCCTGGCTTGACAAACTAACCGTGCTGCCCACTTTACTTCGCGGGCAGCGACTGAGGAAACTTTGA